In the genome of Mycobacteriales bacterium, the window GTTCGCCCCACCCTCACACCCCCGCTACCGGAGGAGCCCCTCATGCGCCTGCGCGCCGTCCTCGCCGCCGCGACCCTCGCCGTCGCCGCCCTCTCGTCCGCCGCGTCCGCCCAGCCGTCGTGCGTCGGCCTGCCCTGCGACCTCATCAACCGCGTCTGCCGCACCGCCGGCGGCGGCGACTGCGTCGGCTAGACCCCACCCAGGCGGTGCAGCGCGACGGCCGCGGCCGTCGCGACGTTGAGCGAGTCGACCCCGGGCCGCATCGGGATGCGGACCCGGTGGTCGGCGCGGTCGATGGTGCCGTCGCGCAGCCCCGGCCCCTCCGCCCCCACCAGCAACGCCGCCCGCTCGCCCCGCGCCACCTCCGCGACGGGGGTCGCGTCCGCGCGCGGCGTCAGCGCGTACGTCGCGAACTCGCGCGCCGCCAGCAGGTCCAGGCCGGCGGCGGTC includes:
- a CDS encoding TrmH family RNA methyltransferase translates to TAAGLDLLAAREFATYALTPRADATPVAEVARGERAALLVGAEGPGLRDGTIDRADHRVRIPMRPGVDSLNVATAAAVALHRLGGV